The DNA segment TATACacatttctaaaattataatgaccactaaaattaatttattataaagcaCTTCGCGTCGCAGTTTTCTAATAACGCTTCCTGATTGCACAATGTCTGCGTCTGCGTCTTGAAGCCGTCGTGTAGAACGCAATAGAGATTCTCGTTGCTCATTTAACTCAGATAatacctaaatttaagaaaattaaatgtatttcatTATAGTTTTCTTATACATTTCTACATACTTCAGTGCCTATTTGTTCAGTTTCGATTGCAACTTGATTGGATCGCTGTATGCTCGCAGAGCTTCGCTCAAGGATATCGTAGCTGTTTGCTACTAATTGAGATTGCGTTGTATTTTGTCCCTCTGTAGACTTCTGCCAATTGTAAGGGCCCGACATTTTAATAGTATACTTCGATTTAGTTTATAAATGaccttttttaacaaaatgatTATCActtgataataaaaacaatcagCTGTTGTATTGTTTTGAAATCAATTTGTTAATATTGCCAGATCGTTTAGGTTAGTTATATTTGATATAAGTTATTCTCAGTTAAATTGTttatctgtttttatttttattttttttttacagttttttgttaaataaaattatgcgtTGATAGTTGTTGGAgtttgaaccattttttttataaaaatat comes from the Bactrocera neohumeralis isolate Rockhampton chromosome 2, APGP_CSIRO_Bneo_wtdbg2-racon-allhic-juicebox.fasta_v2, whole genome shotgun sequence genome and includes:
- the LOC126753428 gene encoding vesicle transport through interaction with t-SNAREs homolog 1A, producing the protein MSGPYNWQKSTEGQNTTQSQLVANSYDILERSSASIQRSNQVAIETEQIGTEVLSELNEQRESLLRSTRRLQDADADIVQSGSVIRKLRREVLYNKLILVVIIILEMCILAGLIVLKFVRF